A single region of the Lotus japonicus ecotype B-129 chromosome 4, LjGifu_v1.2 genome encodes:
- the LOC130716039 gene encoding dehydration-responsive element-binding protein 1A-like isoform X1, translating into MNSIDTEQYSAGSSSEACSDMMLASARPKKCAGCRVFKETRHPVYRGVRSRNNNKWVCEVRVPNDKTTRIWLGTHQTPEIAARAHDVAALALRGKSACLNFADSAWRVPPLLPASNSAKELRRVATEVAHAFAAEDRCHGQQQQQQQTYNGDQLCSTGDSVEVVENSNNSDKTLHDLERLCFEFDEVLLQGGIEEEQDLHGWIRNMEDEPLRSPQHPFEGSYEASCSRKLLS; encoded by the exons ATGAACTCGATTGACACAGAGCAGTACTCTGCAGGTTCATCATCTGAAGCTTGCTCGGATATGATGCTAGCATCAGCTAGGCCAAAGAAGTGTGCAGGGTGTCGAGTGTTCAAGGAGACAAGGCACCCTGTGTACCGAGGAGTGAGGAGcaggaacaacaacaagtgGGTGTGCGAGGTTCGTGTTCCCAATGACAAAACAACCAGGATATGGCTCGGCACCCACCAGACACCTGAGATAGCGGCCCGTGCGCACGACGTTGCGGCGCTCGCGCTTCGTGGGAAGTCCGCTTGCCTCAACTTCGCGGACTCCGCGTGGAGGGTGCCGCCGTTGTTGCCGGCGTCAAACAGTGCAAAGGAGCTTAGGAGAGTGGCAACGGAAGTTGCACATGCGTTTGCGGCTGAGGACCGTTGCCATGGccagcaacagcagcagcagcaaactTATAATGGTGATCAGCTCTGTAGCACCGGTGACAGCGTTGAAGTTGTGGAAAACAGTAATAATAGTGATAAAACATTGCATGACTTGGAAAGGTTGTGTTTTGAATTCGATGAAGTACTTCTTCAGGGTGGTATTGAGGAAGAACAGGACCTGCATGGTTGGATTCGGAACATGGAGGATGAGCCTTTAAGATCTCCACAGCATCCATTTGAGGGATCATATG AAGCCTCTTGCTCGAGGAAGCTGTTGAGCTGA
- the LOC130716039 gene encoding dehydration-responsive element-binding protein 1F-like isoform X2 yields MNSIDTEQYSAGSSSEACSDMMLASARPKKCAGCRVFKETRHPVYRGVRSRNNNKWVCEVRVPNDKTTRIWLGTHQTPEIAARAHDVAALALRGKSACLNFADSAWRVPPLLPASNSAKELRRVATEVAHAFAAEDRCHGQQQQQQQTYNGDQLCSTGDSVEVVENSNNSDKTLHDLERLCFEFDEVLLQGGIEEEQDLHGWIRNMEDEPLRSPQHPFEGSYAKRVRK; encoded by the exons ATGAACTCGATTGACACAGAGCAGTACTCTGCAGGTTCATCATCTGAAGCTTGCTCGGATATGATGCTAGCATCAGCTAGGCCAAAGAAGTGTGCAGGGTGTCGAGTGTTCAAGGAGACAAGGCACCCTGTGTACCGAGGAGTGAGGAGcaggaacaacaacaagtgGGTGTGCGAGGTTCGTGTTCCCAATGACAAAACAACCAGGATATGGCTCGGCACCCACCAGACACCTGAGATAGCGGCCCGTGCGCACGACGTTGCGGCGCTCGCGCTTCGTGGGAAGTCCGCTTGCCTCAACTTCGCGGACTCCGCGTGGAGGGTGCCGCCGTTGTTGCCGGCGTCAAACAGTGCAAAGGAGCTTAGGAGAGTGGCAACGGAAGTTGCACATGCGTTTGCGGCTGAGGACCGTTGCCATGGccagcaacagcagcagcagcaaactTATAATGGTGATCAGCTCTGTAGCACCGGTGACAGCGTTGAAGTTGTGGAAAACAGTAATAATAGTGATAAAACATTGCATGACTTGGAAAGGTTGTGTTTTGAATTCGATGAAGTACTTCTTCAGGGTGGTATTGAGGAAGAACAGGACCTGCATGGTTGGATTCGGAACATGGAGGATGAGCCTTTAAGATCTCCACAGCATCCATTTGAGGGATCATATG CTAAAAGAGTGAGAAAGTGA
- the LOC130716038 gene encoding dehydration-responsive element-binding protein 1F-like, which produces MNSIDTEQYSGGSSSEAGSSNLHELASGRPKKCAGRRVFKETRHPVYRGVRSRNNNKWVCEVRVPNDKTTRIWLGTHPTPEMAARAHDVAALALRGKSACLNFADSAWRVPPLLPASNSAKELRRVAIEVAHAFAAEDRCHGQQQQQTYNNVCSSGDNFGVGEFVMEDNNNNNNNNNNNNNDNNNNGNPLHLEGLCLEFDEVLQGVSSGFQEQDLQDWLRNMEDEPLRSPQHPFEGPSYGTECWSIDDVDVEHEVSLWSFSL; this is translated from the coding sequence ATGAACTCAATTGACACAGAGCAGTACTCTGGAGGTTCATCATCGGAAGCAGGTTCCTCTAACCTACACGAGCTAGCATCAGGGAGACCAAAGAAATGTGCAGGGCGTCGAGTATTCAAGGAGACGAGGCACCCTGTGTACCGAGGAGTGAGGAGCAGGAACAACAACAAATGGGTGTGCGAGGTGCGTGTTCCGAATGACAAGACCACCAGGATATGGCTCGGAACACACCCTACCCCAGAGATGGCGGCGCGTGCGCACGATGTAGCGGCGCTGGCGCTTCGTGGGAAGTCCGCTTGCCTCAACTTCGCGGACTCCGCGTGGAGGGTGCCGCCGTTGTTGCCGGCGTCAAACAGTGCGAAGGAGCTTAGGAGAGTGGCAATAGAAGTTGCTCATGCGTTTGCGGCTGAGGACCGTTGTCATGgccagcagcagcagcaaactTATAATAATGTTTGTAGCAGCGGCGACAACTTTGGAGTCGGGGAATTTGTCATggaagataataataataataacaataacaataataataataataatgataataacaaTAATGGAAACCCTTTGCACTTAGAAGGGTTGTGTTTGGAATTCGATGAAGTTCTTCAGGGTGTGTCGTCGGGGTTTCAGGAGCAGGACTTGCAGGATTGGCTTCGGAACATGGAGGATGAGCCTTTAAGATCTCCGCAGCACCCATTCGAGGGACCATCATATGGTACGGAGTGCTGGAGTATTGATGATGTGGATGTGGAACATGAGGTGTCCTTGTGGAGTTTTTCCCTCTGA
- the LOC130713975 gene encoding dehydration-responsive element-binding protein 1E-like, with product MNSIYTEQYSPGSSSSEASSSNCHELASARPKKSAGRRVFKETRHPVYRGVRSRNNNKWVCEVRVPNDKTTRIWLGTHTTPEMAARAHDVAALALRGKSACLNFADSAWRVPPLLPASNSAKELRRVAIEVAHAFAAEDRCHDQVCSSGDSVSEGLFLEFDEVVSSEFQEQDLQDWLRSMEDEPLRSPAHPFEGSSYGTENWTIEDVDVEHEVSLWSFSI from the coding sequence ATGAACTCAATTTACACTGAGCAGTACTCTCcaggttcatcatcatcagaagcaagttcCTCTAACTGTCACGAGCTAGCATCAGCGAGACCAAAGAAGAGTGCAGGGCGTAGAGTTTTCAAGGAGACGAGGCACCCTGTGTACCGAGGAGTAAGGAGCAGGAACAACAACAAATGGGTCTGCGAGGTGCGTGTTCCCAATGACAAGACCACAAGGATATGGCTCGGAACACACACGACGCCTGAGATGGCGGCGCGTGCACACGACGTTGCGGCGCTCGCTCTTCGTGGGAAGTCCGCTTGCCTTAACTTCGCGGACTCCGCGTGGAGGGTTCCGCCGTTGTTGCCAGCATCAAACAGTGCGAAGGAGCTTAGGAGAGTGGCAATAGAAGTTGCTCATGCGTTTGCGGCTGAGGACCGTTGTCATGATCAGGTCTGTAGCAGCGGCGACAGCGTATCGGAAGGTTTGTTTTTGGAATTCGATGAAGTTGTGTCTTCGGAGTTTCAGGAGCAGGATTTGCAAGATTGGCTTCGGAGCATGGAGGATGAGCCTTTGAGATCACCGGCGCACCCGTTTGAGGGATCATCATACGGTACGGAGAATTGGACTATTGAAGATGTGGATGTGGAACATGAGGTTTCCTTGTGGAGTTTTTCCATCTGA
- the LOC130713690 gene encoding dehydration-responsive element-binding protein 1A-like: protein MNSFDTEQYSPGSSSEAGSSSCHELASGTPKKCAGRRVFKETRHPVYRGVRSRNNNKWVCEVRVPNDKTTRIWLGTHQTPEIAARAHDVAALALRGKSACLNFADSAWRVPPLLPSSNSAKELRRVATEVAHAFAAEDRCHGQQQQQQQQTYNGDELCSTGDSVEVVENSNNSDKTLHELERLCFEFDEVLLQGGIEEEQDLHGWLRNMEDEPLRSPQHPFEGSSYDNYANTHVFFSAAGKGVPSSF from the coding sequence ATGAACTCATTTGACACAGAGCAGTACTCTCCAGGTTCATCATCGGAAGCAGGTTCCTCTAGCTGTCACGAGCTAGCATCAGGGACACCAAAGAAGTGTGCAGGGCGTAGAGTATTCAAGGAGACAAGGCACCCTGTGTACCGAGGAGTGAGGAGcaggaacaacaacaagtgGGTGTGCGAGGTGCGTGTTCCGAATGACAAGACAACCAGGATATGGCTCGGCACCCACCAGACACCTGAGATAGCAGCGCGTGCACACGACGTTGCGGCGCTTGCGCTTCGGGGCAAGTCTGCTTGCCTCAACTTCGCTGACTCCGCATGGCGTGTGCCGCCGTTGTTGCCTTCGTCGAACAGTGCGAAGGAGCTTAGGAGAGTGGCAACGGAAGTTGCACATGCGTTTGCGGCTGAGGACCGTTGCCATGgccagcagcagcagcagcagcagcaaactTATAATGGTGATGAGCTCTGTAGCACCGGTGACAGCGTTGAAGTTGTGGAAAACAGTAATAATAGTGATAAAACATTGCATGAGTTGGAAAGGTTGTGTTTTGAATTCGATGAAGTACTTCTTCAGGGTGGTATTGAGGAAGAACAGGACCTGCATGGTTGGCTTCGGAACATGGAGGATGAGCCTTTAAGATCTCCGCAGCATCCATTTGAGGGATCATCATATGATAATTATG